The following proteins are co-located in the Pomacea canaliculata isolate SZHN2017 linkage group LG8, ASM307304v1, whole genome shotgun sequence genome:
- the LOC112570638 gene encoding probable inactive tRNA-specific adenosine deaminase-like protein 3, with product MSSILMPVLADIYTQPVQLADFYVSNITDRKFTAALVKHLNITAPLGSFQHLKRVRGDKSKDGQLQILLCPCHHVSKMTKHNGDFVTTSAGHRDFVMIPRDHDDSVRESEQINIMMTSLLKSSDIPSTTLSKPYLVKVPICCPATRAQYEESSFYWPVTFHEDKRIAQMLSGTFFSKEEIQRIKNYLLEAESLGKKAAEKGQKHYGIVVVDPDTNTIIAKGHDMCRGSNPLHHAVMVGLDLVARSQGGGMWCLEDPDMYFRPSEEKSNVCELTSCESSNGQMASEKSGPYLCTGYDIFLNMEPCPMCSMALVHSRVNRVFYSTPHVDGGLGSKYKVHMQAGLNHHFDVFRWTGEVLSDIRAHH from the exons atgtcttcaATTCTGATGCCTGTGCTAGCTGATATTTACACTCAACCTGTACAGCTGGCAGATTTCTATGTCAGCAATATCACAGATCGGAAATTCACAGCAGCACTAGTGAA GCACCTAAATATCACTGCTCCACTTGGTTCCTTCCAGCACTTAAAACGAGTGAGAGGTGACAAAAGCAAAG ATGGTCAGTTGCAGATACTGCTTTGTCCCTGCCACCATGTCAGCAAAATGACTAAACATAATGGGGATTTTGTAACAACCTCTGCAGGTCATAGAGATTTTGTGATGATCCCTAGGGATCATGATGATTCTGTGAGGGAGAGTGAGCAGATTAATATTATGATGACATCATTACTTAAATCTAGTGATATACCCAGCACAACACTTAGCAAACCTTACCTAGTGAAGGTACCCATATGTTGCCCAGCAACACGTGCTCAGTATGAGGAGTCATCGTTCTACTGGCCAGTCACCTTTCATGAGGATAAGAG AATTGCACAGATGTTGTCAGGAACATTCTTCAGCAAAGAAGAAATCCAAAGAATTAAGAATTATCTGCTTGAAGCTGAATCATTAGGGAAAAAAGCTGCAGAAAAAGGACAG AAACATTATGGAATTGTGGTTGTTGACCCGGACACAAATACCATCATAGCCAAAGGGCATGATATGTGCAGGGGAAGTAATCCATTGCACCATGCAGTGATGGTGGGGCTGGACTTAGTGGCCAGAAGTCAGGGAGGAGGCATGTGGTGCCTGGAAG ACCCTGATATGTATTTCAGACCTAGTGAAGAAAAAAGCAATGTTTGTGAGTTGACATCTTGTGAAAGTTCTAATGGTCAGATGGCCAGTGAGAAAAGTGGACCATATCTCTGCACTGGCTATGACATCTTTCTGAACATGGAGCCTTGTCCAAT GTGCAGCATGGCTTTAGTTCACTCCAGGGTGAATCGTGTATTCTATTCAACACCACATGTGGATGGGGGTCTTGGCTCAAAATATAAGGTGCATATGCAAGCAGGACTTAACCAtcattttgatgttttcagaTGGACTGGTGAAGTGCTTTCAGACATCAGAGCACACCACTGA
- the LOC112570682 gene encoding ribosomal RNA processing protein 36 homolog, translating to MESTDQDVTGTDKMDVIREELSQLTAEEMQTLKEKMGLKAFRKILSNLTKTQEPAKHPLKIPRRENKNRPTEISSKRKVGFLRKIPGISSGRKRVARDPRFDDLSGTFREDIFERDYGFLTDLKSQEKRKLHKMLKKEKHVEKKAKLRQLLNRMEQQEKVTEEKKRKKKLEKEWKQKEKERVQEGKAPFFLKKSDKKTLELADKYRILKEKGTLNNFLQKKRKKKASKERKRLPNLSP from the exons ATGGAAAGCACTGATCAAGATGTCACAGGAACTGACAAGATG gATGTTATACGTGAAG AATTATCACAGCTTACTGCagaagaaatgcagactttgaAGGAGAAAATGGGCTTAAAAGC TTTCAGAAAAATTTTATCAAATCTTACTAAAACTCAGGAGCCAGCAAAACATCCACTGAAAATTCCTCgtcgagaaaacaaaaatag ACCCACAGAGATATCTTCCAAGAGAAAAGTTGGTTTTCTTCGTAAAATACCAGGAATATCCAGTGGAAGGAAAAGA gTCGCTAGAGATCCTCGTTTTGATGATTTGTCGGGCACATTTCGTGAAGATATCTTCGAACGTGACTATGGATTTTTGACAGATCTGAAGTCTCAAGAAAAAAGG AAACTGCATAAGatgttgaagaaagaaaagcatgtagagaaaaaagcaaaactgcGCCAGCTCCTAAACAGAATG GAACAACAAGAGAAGgtcacagaagaaaagaagaggaagaagaagctAGAAAAAGAGtggaagcagaaagaaaaggagCGAGTTCAAGAAGGGAAAGCCCCATTCTTCCTAAAGAAAT CTGATAAGAAGACGCTGGAGCTTGCTGATAAATACAGAATATTGAAAGAGAAAGGAACGCTGAACaactttttgcagaaaaaaagaaagaagaaagcatcAAAGGAGAGAAAACGATTACCAAATTTGTCACCATGA
- the LOC112570636 gene encoding solute carrier family 46 member 3-like, with protein MAVSKVIRCGSLQFNIRNITVEPVLFLYFFAAYIVIPTLQALAYHKVCIQKYNASFCSELQNVTFQKEHAEESDYVQTETSHLILLANIAMTIPACFTVFCFLGSFGDKVGRKFPILLPTVGAIIQAFAGLLNAAFPSSSVYFLLIGPAISGLCGGIIAAVMAVYSYIAHIATTESKTMRIGIVESMGFLAGTLGVFLSGLMLDRTSFEFVFGFTMALLLLATVYIVFWLEEIRPPQTVNISNICGRWILENVKESVNFITKRRPPRVRCTIFLLIISINLILLCTIGEFDIILLFLRREPLVWSQSMFGYFKGAENLLKGLMLVVVLPILKKKLHVRDTAIVMGGAMSKVAGLIILGIATKTWIVFIAGIVGMAQGLPSAGLRSMMSSLVKDDEQGRLFGIVATAESLIGILAALLFNTIYPLTLHLFAGTCFLMAAGISFVSFCIVLYLHKSGVAEMCHSPPYRNMPEEADAEEFKDEDVFHVAIMADEDHFAYI; from the exons ATGGCAGTCTCCAAGGTCATTAGGTGTGGATCACTACAGTTCAACATCCGCAAtattacagtggaacctgtgctttttctttattttttcgcAGCCTATATTGTAATTCCGACCCTGCAGGCTCTGGCCTATCACAAGGTGTGCATACAGAAGTACAATGCATCCTTTTGCAGTGAGCTGCAGAATGTTACTTTTCAGAAGGAGCATGCAGAAGAAAGTGACTATGTGCAGACGGAAACATCCCACCTCATATTGCTGGCAAACATTGCCATGACTATCCCAGCCTGCTTCACGGTGTTTTGTTTCCTTGGGTCCTTTGGAGACAAAGTTGGTCGCAAGTTCCCCATCTTGCTGCCAACCGTTGGAGCAATAATACAGGCGTTTGCAGGTCTTCTGAATGCAGCTTTTCCATCAAGCTCTGTCTACTTTCTTCTTATCGGCCCTGCAATCAGTGGTTTATGTGGTGGGATTATAGCAGCTGTGATGGCTGTGTACAGTTACATTGCACACATTGCAACCACAGAGTCCAAAACAATGCGCATTGGCATTGTGGAGAGTATGGGCTTTCTGGCAGGCACTCTTGGTGTCTTCTTATCAGGCTTGATGCTTGATCGTACCAGCTTTGAATTTGTCTTTGGTTTCACCATGGCACTGCTGTTACTTGCAACAGTGTACATTGTTTTTTGGCTGGAGGAAATTAGACCACCACAAACAGTGAACATAAGCAACATTTGTGGGCGATGGATTTTGGAAAATGTGAAGGAATCAGTGAACTTCATCACAAAACGGCGGCCACCTCGAGTGCGATGCACCATCTTCCTTCTTATCATCAGCATCAATTTAATACTTCTTTGTACCATTG GTGAATTTGACATCATCCTTCTGTTTCTGCGTCGAGAGCCATTAGTCTGGTCTCAGTCTATGTTTGGTTACTTCAAGGGAGCAGAAAATCTGCTAAAAGGACTTATGTTGGTGGTTGTCCTTCCTATTCTGAAGAAAAAATTACACGTACGGGACACAGCTATTGTGATGGGTGGTGCCATGTCCAAGGTGGCTGGCCTGATCATACTTGGCATTGCAACAAAAACATGGATTGTGTTTATTG CTGGAATCGTTGGAATGGCACAGGGACTGCCTTCCGCTGGTCTTCGCTCCATGATGTCCAGCCTGGTCAAGGATGATGAGCAGG gtcgtCTGTTTGGCATTGTGGCAACAGCAGAAAGTTTGATAGGCATCTTAGCAGCACTTCTCTTTAACACCATATATCCACTGACACTACATTTGTTTGCAGGCACTTGTTTTTTAATGGCTGCAGGCATTTCCTTTGTCTCATTCTGCATAGTACT TTACTTGCACAAGTCTGGGGTGGCAGAAATGTGTCATTCACCCCCATACCGTAACATGCCAGAAGAAGCTGATGCAGAAGAATTCAAAGATGAAGATGTCTTTCATGTGGCTATCATGGCAGATGAGGATCATTTTGCTTACATATGA